The Novosphingobium terrae genome has a window encoding:
- a CDS encoding response regulator, giving the protein MASASPVILVVEDEPNLRLAAVDMVEDSGLTALEAPDAEEALAMLRERDDIRLVFTDVQMPGNVDGMRLANLVHDRCPLIDVIVTSGEVAPGELPVPAGGVFIPKPYDHDKLAQLMHRLVD; this is encoded by the coding sequence ATGGCATCAGCCTCACCCGTGATCCTTGTTGTCGAGGATGAACCGAACCTGCGCCTGGCCGCAGTCGATATGGTCGAGGACAGCGGCCTCACGGCCCTTGAAGCGCCCGATGCCGAGGAAGCCCTGGCCATGCTGAGAGAACGTGATGACATCAGGCTGGTGTTCACGGATGTCCAGATGCCGGGGAACGTCGATGGCATGCGGTTGGCTAATCTGGTTCACGACCGATGCCCCCTGATCGACGTTATCGTCACCTCCGGGGAGGTTGCACCTGGAGAACTCCCGGTGCCTGCGGGCGGGGTCTTCATCCCGAAGCCCTACGACCATGACAAACTGGCGCAACTCATGCACCGGCTGGTCGACTGA
- a CDS encoding helix-turn-helix transcriptional regulator — MAECEAQEAPFEEPPDRLLRIAEVSRRVGLCKAMIYRLISREKFPRPFKVSPGASRWSERAVVAWIADVRDGFEGKRRKFW; from the coding sequence ATGGCAGAGTGTGAAGCACAGGAGGCTCCTTTCGAGGAGCCTCCTGACAGGCTCTTGCGGATAGCCGAAGTGTCCAGGCGCGTGGGTCTGTGCAAGGCAATGATTTACCGGCTGATCTCCAGAGAAAAATTTCCGAGGCCCTTCAAAGTCTCGCCGGGGGCGTCTCGATGGAGCGAGAGAGCCGTCGTCGCGTGGATTGCGGATGTAAGAGATGGCTTCGAAGGCAAGCGCCGAAAATTCTGGTGA
- a CDS encoding tyrosine-type recombinase/integrase — translation MLNDAKIRAAKPREKSYKLTDGHRLYLLVSPAGSKVWQWSYRYNDIQRTMHLGRYPMVSLLAARAERDQANLILREGKDPIVERKIKVEVNLNDGRYTFERAAREYHEALRSQWAKRHGQDVLRSLERDVFPMIGNLPISKLTSPAILEVLRAIEARGAIETAKRVRQRISMVFIYAMANGRADRDPAEKLGPILKPLRKGRQPAIIDIDRLRTMINDAESDFARPVTRLALRLLALTAVRPNELRGARWDEFENLNGAEPLWRIPAARMKGSFDRKEEIGGDHLVPLVPQCVLVLRALWPLTGEGELVFPSIRNGRKPMSENTIGYLLHRAGYHGHHVPHGFRAAFSTIMNEWAQDHGEKGDRAIIDLMLAHVPANKVEGAYNRARYMKRRREIATVWADMLTSTLPSPGTLLAGPAREEGSGSWRKIATPLPRKVLCGWLPRCKHFLKF, via the coding sequence ATGTTGAACGATGCAAAAATCCGCGCGGCAAAGCCCCGGGAAAAATCATACAAACTGACCGACGGCCATCGCCTTTACCTGCTGGTATCGCCCGCCGGATCAAAAGTATGGCAATGGAGCTACAGGTACAACGACATCCAGAGGACCATGCATCTGGGTCGTTACCCGATGGTTTCCCTTCTGGCCGCCCGGGCCGAGCGGGACCAGGCCAACCTTATCCTCAGGGAGGGAAAAGACCCGATCGTCGAGAGGAAGATCAAGGTCGAGGTTAACCTCAACGACGGCCGGTATACCTTCGAGCGAGCCGCACGCGAATATCATGAGGCGCTTCGCAGCCAGTGGGCGAAGCGGCACGGCCAGGACGTTCTAAGGAGCCTCGAGCGCGATGTCTTCCCGATGATCGGCAATCTGCCGATTTCCAAGCTTACCTCGCCAGCCATTCTCGAAGTGCTCAGGGCAATCGAAGCGCGCGGTGCCATTGAAACCGCCAAACGCGTTCGCCAGCGAATCTCGATGGTTTTCATTTATGCCATGGCAAACGGCCGGGCTGACAGAGATCCGGCAGAGAAGCTCGGCCCGATCCTCAAGCCTTTGCGTAAGGGGCGTCAACCGGCCATCATCGATATCGACCGGCTTCGCACGATGATCAACGACGCGGAATCCGATTTTGCCAGGCCTGTGACCCGGTTGGCCTTGCGCCTGCTTGCCTTGACGGCTGTTCGACCCAATGAGTTGCGAGGGGCAAGGTGGGATGAATTCGAGAACCTGAACGGCGCGGAACCGCTCTGGCGCATTCCGGCAGCGCGAATGAAAGGGTCCTTCGATCGCAAGGAGGAGATCGGCGGCGATCATCTGGTGCCTCTCGTCCCGCAGTGCGTGTTGGTCCTTCGGGCGCTTTGGCCGCTTACCGGTGAGGGTGAACTCGTTTTTCCCAGCATCAGAAACGGGCGGAAGCCGATGAGCGAGAACACGATCGGCTACCTTCTCCACCGCGCCGGCTATCATGGCCACCATGTTCCCCACGGTTTCCGCGCGGCATTCTCAACCATTATGAATGAGTGGGCGCAGGATCATGGTGAAAAGGGCGATCGCGCGATCATCGATCTCATGCTTGCCCATGTTCCCGCCAACAAGGTCGAGGGCGCGTACAATCGGGCCCGGTACATGAAGCGGAGGCGTGAGATCGCGACTGTCTGGGCAGACATGCTGACAAGCACTCTTCCTTCGCCTGGAACCTTGCTCGCTGGTCCCGCCAGGGAAGAAGGCTCAGGATCGTGGCGCAAGATTGCAACGCCGCTTCCAAGGAAAGTCCTCTGTGGATGGCTCCCGCGTTGCAAGCACTTTTTGAAATTCTGA
- a CDS encoding response regulator: MSHQLAGRRVLIVEDSPLIAAELWEELEAAGVSVVGPAAHLERALDLAARHRIDAAVLDVDLGDAMSFPVADLLFERNVPIVFTTGFDDGAVPETYGDALTLIKPAPARDVIAVLTDLLVADRSAA; the protein is encoded by the coding sequence ATGTCTCATCAGCTTGCGGGCCGCCGCGTGCTCATCGTCGAAGACTCGCCCCTTATCGCGGCAGAATTATGGGAAGAACTGGAGGCGGCCGGCGTTTCGGTGGTCGGGCCTGCTGCGCATCTTGAACGAGCTCTGGATCTGGCGGCTCGACACAGGATCGATGCGGCAGTCCTCGATGTCGATCTGGGCGATGCGATGTCGTTTCCCGTCGCGGACCTGCTTTTCGAGCGCAACGTGCCCATCGTCTTTACGACCGGGTTTGACGATGGCGCGGTGCCAGAAACCTATGGCGATGCTCTGACGCTCATCAAACCGGCGCCTGCCCGCGACGTGATCGCGGTTCTGACCGACCTTCTGGTAGCGGACAGATCTGCAGCCTAG
- a CDS encoding DUF2274 domain-containing protein — protein sequence MVELKLGKLPERVPVKLTISVLPDLNRRLLDYAAAYADAYGQEEPLADLIPAMLSAFLETDRAFAKAQATKARNGASNGRV from the coding sequence ATGGTGGAGCTGAAGCTGGGCAAGCTGCCCGAACGTGTGCCGGTCAAGCTGACCATCAGCGTGCTTCCGGACCTTAACCGAAGGCTGCTCGATTACGCAGCTGCCTATGCCGATGCTTATGGGCAGGAAGAGCCATTGGCAGACTTGATACCGGCAATGTTGTCGGCGTTCCTCGAGACCGACCGCGCCTTTGCCAAAGCTCAGGCCACCAAAGCCAGGAACGGGGCAAGCAATGGCAGAGTGTGA
- a CDS encoding IS110 family RNA-guided transposase: MEISTIGLDLAKNVFQVHGVDKEGTVIVRKALRRAQMLPFFARLSPCLVGIEACGTSHHWARELQNLGHEVRLMPPCYVKPYVKRGKNDAADAEAICEAVTRPTMRFVAIKSREQQAALSLHRVRSLLTGQRTQLVNMMRCQLAEFGIAIPIGLGRALHLAQQIEDGEAAIDLPPQAAQVIGMLCELVLKLHARLHELDLRLEALRRSDDMARRLATIPGIGSIGATALAASVTDPHQFRSGRQFAAWLGLTPRQQSSGGKERLGRITKMGDKYLRQLLVIGATSLLRRAKEGPATVHPFLVGILARKSARVASVAMANKIARIAWAVMTRGQVYQSHHVPGLAA; encoded by the coding sequence ATGGAAATTAGCACGATCGGCCTCGATCTGGCCAAAAATGTCTTCCAGGTTCACGGTGTCGACAAAGAGGGCACCGTCATTGTGCGCAAGGCGTTGCGCCGAGCGCAAATGTTGCCCTTCTTTGCAAGGCTATCGCCCTGCCTTGTCGGCATCGAGGCTTGCGGGACATCGCATCATTGGGCGCGGGAACTGCAAAACCTTGGTCACGAGGTGCGACTGATGCCGCCATGCTACGTGAAGCCCTATGTAAAACGCGGCAAGAACGATGCTGCTGATGCCGAGGCCATCTGCGAGGCGGTGACACGTCCGACGATGCGGTTCGTGGCGATCAAGTCTCGTGAGCAGCAGGCGGCCCTGTCACTTCACCGGGTGCGCTCTCTTTTGACTGGTCAACGTACACAGTTGGTCAACATGATGCGCTGCCAGTTAGCAGAGTTTGGTATCGCCATTCCGATCGGACTTGGGCGGGCGCTGCATCTGGCGCAACAGATCGAAGATGGCGAGGCCGCGATTGATCTGCCACCACAAGCGGCGCAGGTGATCGGCATGCTGTGCGAGCTGGTGCTCAAGCTTCATGCCCGGCTTCATGAACTTGATTTGCGCCTGGAAGCTCTCCGGCGAAGCGATGACATGGCGCGTCGGTTGGCGACGATCCCGGGCATTGGTTCGATTGGCGCAACCGCGCTGGCAGCATCGGTTACCGACCCGCACCAGTTCAGGTCTGGCCGCCAGTTTGCCGCATGGCTTGGCCTGACACCGCGTCAGCAGTCGAGTGGCGGCAAGGAGCGCCTTGGCCGGATCACCAAGATGGGCGATAAATATCTACGGCAGCTGTTGGTCATCGGGGCGACCTCCCTGCTACGCCGCGCCAAGGAGGGCCCTGCAACGGTTCACCCGTTTCTCGTTGGGATACTGGCTAGAAAATCTGCCCGCGTGGCCAGCGTCGCCATGGCCAACAAGATAGCGCGGATCGCGTGGGCGGTCATGACACGCGGTCAGGTCTATCAATCACACCATGTGCCCGGATTGGCCGCATGA
- a CDS encoding HWE histidine kinase domain-containing protein — protein sequence MRETQPQHDHQGDLETIDGIELLPSILEAVCRVTSSGFAAVARVTETRWIACATRDEIGFGLAAGGELPLETTICHEIRQHRQAVIIDDVAADPTYREHHTPRIYGLGSYISVPITLPDGTFFGTLCAIDPQPRSLANKEVTSAFAIFADLIAQHLMASRQVATIRAMAHERERLIAELQTARDNAVGELERVSVLFDHAPSFMAVLDGPEHRFVSANPAYRDLIGGREVIGRTVAEALPEAAEQGFVDILDKVYATGEPFSMRGARFTSRDENGEAAPERFLDFLYQPVAGNDGTNGIVVIGYDVTDHVLQTRRQAALTDLGEQLRVIDDRGDITHAAARIMAEALGATRAGFGTVDAEHETVIMHSNWCAAGATPVEGTYRFREYGSFIDDLKRGETVIVADVREDPRTRPNAAAMEALGIRVLLNFPVIEHDQFVLVAFVHMDTLRELSEADIQFVKQVADRTQLALAQLQAKEQQETLNRELGHRMKNALSVVQAIVSQTLRRAGDLKAGRSAIDARLAALGRAHDMLTEASWKEADIRQVVEAALAAHRRDGQRISIQGPAVPLNADQVQGISMALYELATNATKYGALSNEEGRVALDWSWIDGAFNLTWIESGGPAVKEPSDRGLGSRLIEQAIAPYFRGKGNMEFAPEGLRFRLSGYVIA from the coding sequence ATGAGGGAAACGCAACCACAGCACGATCACCAGGGTGATCTTGAGACAATCGATGGCATCGAACTTTTGCCCTCGATCCTCGAGGCCGTCTGCCGGGTTACCTCCTCAGGTTTTGCCGCTGTTGCTCGCGTCACTGAAACTCGCTGGATCGCTTGCGCTACGCGAGACGAGATCGGCTTCGGTCTTGCCGCAGGCGGCGAGCTGCCGCTTGAAACAACGATCTGTCACGAGATCCGCCAGCACCGTCAGGCAGTCATCATCGATGATGTGGCGGCCGACCCAACCTACCGCGAGCATCATACACCTCGCATTTACGGCCTTGGCAGTTACATCTCGGTCCCGATCACCCTGCCGGATGGTACATTTTTCGGCACCTTGTGCGCAATTGATCCTCAACCGCGTTCGCTTGCCAATAAGGAAGTGACCTCCGCTTTCGCGATCTTTGCAGATCTGATTGCTCAGCATCTGATGGCATCGCGGCAGGTCGCCACCATCCGCGCGATGGCACATGAGCGGGAGCGGCTGATCGCTGAGTTGCAGACGGCACGCGACAATGCCGTCGGTGAGTTGGAGCGGGTTAGCGTCCTCTTCGATCATGCGCCAAGTTTCATGGCTGTTCTCGACGGCCCTGAGCATCGCTTTGTGTCGGCCAATCCGGCTTATCGAGACCTCATCGGTGGGCGCGAGGTCATCGGACGAACCGTTGCCGAAGCACTGCCTGAAGCCGCCGAGCAGGGCTTTGTCGATATTCTGGACAAGGTCTATGCCACCGGCGAGCCCTTCTCGATGCGGGGCGCTCGCTTTACGTCGCGCGATGAGAATGGCGAGGCGGCCCCGGAACGTTTTCTCGATTTCCTCTATCAACCTGTCGCCGGCAATGACGGCACGAATGGCATCGTGGTCATTGGTTACGATGTCACCGATCATGTTCTGCAAACCCGGCGCCAGGCCGCGCTGACAGACCTGGGCGAACAATTGCGGGTCATCGACGATCGCGGAGACATCACTCATGCTGCGGCCCGCATTATGGCCGAAGCGCTCGGCGCTACCCGCGCAGGCTTTGGGACCGTCGATGCCGAGCATGAAACGGTCATCATGCACTCGAACTGGTGTGCGGCCGGGGCGACCCCGGTCGAAGGCACTTACCGTTTTCGGGAATATGGCAGTTTCATCGACGATCTGAAGCGCGGTGAAACCGTGATCGTCGCCGATGTCCGCGAAGATCCAAGGACCAGACCAAACGCTGCGGCGATGGAAGCGCTGGGCATCCGTGTCCTCCTCAATTTCCCGGTCATCGAGCATGACCAGTTCGTCCTGGTCGCCTTCGTTCATATGGACACCCTGCGCGAGCTGTCGGAAGCCGATATTCAATTTGTGAAGCAGGTGGCCGACAGGACGCAACTTGCCTTGGCTCAATTGCAAGCGAAGGAGCAGCAGGAAACCCTCAACCGCGAGCTTGGCCATCGCATGAAGAACGCCCTGAGCGTGGTGCAGGCCATTGTCAGCCAGACCTTGCGCCGGGCAGGTGATCTGAAAGCTGGCCGCTCAGCGATCGACGCACGGCTGGCGGCGCTCGGACGGGCCCATGACATGCTTACCGAGGCCTCCTGGAAAGAGGCCGACATCCGGCAGGTCGTCGAGGCGGCTTTGGCGGCCCACAGGCGTGATGGTCAGCGAATTTCTATCCAGGGCCCCGCTGTTCCTCTCAACGCGGATCAGGTCCAGGGGATCTCGATGGCCCTCTACGAGCTTGCCACGAACGCCACCAAATATGGTGCCCTTTCAAACGAAGAAGGGCGCGTCGCACTCGACTGGAGCTGGATTGATGGTGCATTCAATCTGACCTGGATCGAGAGTGGCGGACCGGCTGTAAAAGAGCCTTCCGATCGCGGCCTCGGCTCGCGGCTGATCGAGCAAGCCATCGCACCCTATTTCCGGGGCAAAGGGAATATGGAATTTGCTCCGGAGGGTTTGCGTTTCCGATTGAGCGGGTATGTGATCGCTTAG
- a CDS encoding septal ring lytic transglycosylase RlpA family protein has translation MKLPGTRKTLLSGIAITAVMAASAAMAGAPSAPAANGPQADFPVVVGAPYQIDGVTFVPSDSMNFDSVGYAAVGQEGGSTISAAHHTLPLPSYAEVTDLKTGRTILVRVERRGPGDSNHAIELSPGAAAQLGITAGSNAGVRVRRVNPPEQERALLRSGNPAPERMATPKPLLDVLQRKLDPALAQRTLDAEDRDPVPAKPATQLSAKPTPAPTLVSKPVVQTAKPEKPAKSPKLKPEAIAKADAPAAPPMGYVPSVPAPAAQPAEKPQRSRHQSLPKASVAAPDPAKAPSGDAAKPALATKPAEAPKPAEDKPAHAGSFVIQAGAYSDQKRAQAVADKIGGTVSAAGKLWRVRVGPFSAHASAEAALAKVKSAGYSDARIQRGE, from the coding sequence ATGAAATTGCCGGGAACCCGTAAGACCCTGTTGAGCGGGATCGCAATCACCGCCGTAATGGCCGCCAGCGCTGCCATGGCCGGGGCGCCATCCGCCCCCGCCGCCAATGGCCCGCAAGCCGATTTTCCCGTGGTGGTGGGCGCGCCTTACCAGATCGACGGCGTGACCTTTGTCCCCAGCGATTCGATGAATTTCGATTCGGTGGGCTATGCTGCGGTGGGGCAGGAGGGGGGCTCGACCATTTCGGCGGCCCATCACACGCTGCCTTTGCCCTCCTATGCCGAAGTGACCGATCTCAAGACCGGACGCACCATTCTGGTCCGTGTTGAGCGGCGCGGCCCCGGCGACAGCAATCATGCCATCGAACTTTCTCCGGGCGCAGCCGCGCAACTGGGCATCACAGCAGGCAGCAATGCGGGCGTGCGCGTGCGCCGCGTCAACCCGCCAGAGCAAGAGCGCGCCCTGCTGCGCTCCGGCAATCCCGCGCCTGAACGGATGGCGACGCCCAAGCCGCTGCTCGATGTGCTTCAGCGCAAGCTCGATCCGGCTCTGGCCCAGCGCACGCTGGATGCCGAGGATCGCGATCCGGTTCCCGCCAAGCCCGCGACCCAGCTTTCGGCAAAACCCACACCGGCGCCAACATTGGTCTCCAAGCCGGTTGTGCAGACCGCCAAACCGGAAAAGCCCGCCAAATCACCCAAGCTCAAGCCGGAAGCCATCGCCAAGGCTGACGCCCCGGCAGCGCCGCCGATGGGCTATGTGCCCTCGGTGCCCGCGCCTGCGGCTCAACCCGCCGAGAAGCCCCAACGCTCGCGGCATCAGAGCCTGCCCAAAGCCAGCGTGGCCGCTCCCGATCCTGCCAAAGCGCCTTCAGGGGACGCTGCCAAACCGGCACTCGCCACCAAGCCCGCCGAAGCGCCGAAACCTGCCGAGGACAAGCCTGCCCACGCCGGATCTTTCGTGATCCAGGCAGGCGCCTATTCCGACCAGAAGCGCGCTCAGGCCGTGGCTGACAAGATCGGCGGCACGGTCAGCGCGGCGGGCAAGCTGTGGCGGGTGCGCGTCGGGCCGTTTTCCGCGCACGCCTCGGCAGAGGCGGCCTTGGCGAAGGTCAAATCCGCGGGCTATAGCGACGCCCGAATCCAGCGCGGCGAGTGA
- a CDS encoding D-alanyl-D-alanine carboxypeptidase family protein, with protein sequence MPGALVLAALAATGLRSAPSSPTEHGDNSQTLSRVEPLVLGPVPPVPLGHPQPPAEVDVAPVAMLVDMGSGRVLYAKEVAHPFLPASVTKTMTTFLAFELISQGKMKLSDVYAESHEAYRNWHMTGSRMFLNEGQPVTVDQLLTGIMTVSANDGAVVLGEGYAGSVPNWTALMNAKAHEIGMTDSHFNTPNGYMDGGQTYVSARDLIKLATAMIQRHPDLYHRYVGRPGLVFNNVAQNNHDPLLGKFPGADGIKTGFTGEAHYNYLGSAERNGRRLLMVLAGVERPNERVKAARALMEWGFDQWDASALFQQGQKLATAKVQGGSAESVDLLTPRKLFATVPRGQRETVSMRVTYDGPLKAPIAKGQEVAKLEVTIGHDAPTVMPLVAASDVAKGGFADRLRVGFRRMVS encoded by the coding sequence GTGCCCGGCGCACTGGTTCTGGCCGCTCTGGCCGCCACCGGTTTGCGCTCGGCGCCCTCTTCCCCGACAGAACATGGGGATAACTCTCAAACCCTGTCACGGGTCGAGCCTTTGGTGCTGGGCCCGGTGCCGCCCGTGCCACTGGGCCATCCGCAGCCGCCTGCCGAGGTGGATGTGGCTCCGGTGGCGATGCTGGTCGATATGGGCTCGGGCCGGGTGCTCTATGCCAAGGAAGTGGCGCATCCCTTCCTGCCCGCCTCGGTCACCAAGACGATGACCACCTTTCTGGCCTTCGAGCTGATCTCTCAGGGCAAGATGAAGCTTTCGGATGTCTATGCCGAAAGCCATGAGGCCTATCGCAACTGGCATATGACCGGATCGCGCATGTTCCTCAACGAAGGCCAGCCCGTCACCGTGGACCAGTTGCTGACCGGCATCATGACCGTTTCGGCCAATGATGGCGCCGTGGTGCTGGGCGAGGGCTATGCGGGCAGCGTGCCCAACTGGACCGCGCTGATGAACGCCAAGGCGCATGAAATCGGCATGACCGACAGCCATTTCAACACGCCCAACGGCTATATGGATGGCGGCCAGACCTATGTCAGCGCGCGCGATCTGATCAAGCTGGCCACAGCGATGATCCAGCGCCACCCGGACCTTTATCACCGCTATGTCGGCAGGCCGGGGCTGGTGTTCAACAATGTGGCACAGAACAACCACGATCCGCTGCTGGGCAAGTTCCCCGGCGCCGATGGCATCAAGACCGGTTTCACCGGCGAGGCGCATTACAATTACCTCGGTTCCGCCGAGCGCAATGGCCGCCGCCTGCTGATGGTGCTGGCCGGGGTGGAGCGCCCCAATGAGCGCGTGAAAGCCGCCCGCGCCCTGATGGAATGGGGTTTCGACCAATGGGATGCCAGCGCCCTGTTCCAGCAGGGCCAGAAGCTGGCGACGGCCAAGGTGCAGGGCGGCTCGGCGGAAAGCGTCGATCTGCTGACGCCGCGCAAGCTGTTCGCCACTGTACCACGCGGGCAGCGGGAGACTGTGTCCATGCGGGTCACCTATGATGGCCCGCTGAAAGCACCGATCGCCAAGGGACAGGAAGTGGCGAAGCTGGAAGTGACGATCGGGCATGATGCGCCCACGGTGATGCCGCTGGTGGCGGCCTCTGATGTGGCCAAGGGCGGTTTCGCCGATCGGCTGCGCGTCGGTTTCCGGAGGATGGTGTCTTGA
- a CDS encoding cation diffusion facilitator family transporter, whose amino-acid sequence MFAALGANAGIAIAKFCGAAFTGSSAMASEGIHSLVDTGNQFLLLYGMKEASRPADAPHPFGYGLRLYFWGFVVALAIFALGSGITIHEGIGKVQRPTPIEHAWVNLIILCVSIALEGYSLSVALKEVRQEAREHGWDILQALRSHRDPTVFAVVYEDTAAIAGLLVALVGTILTVWLDQPAIDGWTSIAIGIILALAAISLAKRCYTLLTGQAADPAIEGRLREILGEFDVIDRVNEVRTMHFGPEEVLLIVSADFHDNTRASSVKRIVSDVEDRLRDEFSDVRRVYIEAQSIDRHLEALDEIGEDADALARGEPHPG is encoded by the coding sequence TTGTTCGCGGCGCTCGGCGCAAATGCCGGTATTGCCATCGCGAAGTTCTGTGGGGCAGCCTTTACCGGCTCCTCCGCCATGGCGTCTGAAGGCATCCATAGCCTTGTCGACACCGGAAATCAGTTCCTCCTGCTTTACGGCATGAAGGAAGCGAGCCGCCCCGCAGATGCACCCCATCCGTTCGGCTATGGCTTGCGGCTCTATTTTTGGGGTTTTGTGGTCGCGCTTGCGATTTTTGCGTTGGGCTCCGGTATCACGATCCATGAGGGGATCGGCAAAGTCCAGCGACCGACCCCAATTGAGCACGCTTGGGTCAACCTGATAATCCTGTGCGTCAGCATCGCACTGGAGGGCTACTCACTCTCGGTCGCGTTGAAGGAGGTGAGGCAGGAGGCACGCGAGCACGGATGGGATATCCTTCAAGCCCTACGCAGCCACCGCGATCCAACGGTTTTTGCCGTTGTTTATGAAGATACCGCAGCGATTGCAGGTCTTCTGGTGGCGTTGGTCGGCACAATTCTAACCGTCTGGCTTGATCAGCCGGCAATCGATGGTTGGACCTCGATCGCCATCGGCATCATTCTGGCTCTTGCCGCGATCAGTCTGGCCAAACGATGCTATACGCTTCTCACCGGCCAGGCAGCGGATCCTGCCATCGAAGGCCGTTTGCGGGAAATCCTTGGCGAATTCGACGTGATTGATCGCGTAAATGAGGTCCGCACGATGCATTTTGGACCTGAAGAGGTGCTGTTGATCGTGTCTGCGGATTTTCACGACAACACCCGGGCCAGTTCCGTGAAACGTATCGTTTCCGATGTCGAAGATCGGCTTCGCGACGAATTTTCAGATGTGCGCCGCGTCTATATCGAGGCCCAATCGATCGACAGGCACCTGGAGGCACTCGACGAAATCGGGGAAGACGCTGACGCGCTGGCCAGGGGCGAGCCGCATCCGGGCTAA
- a CDS encoding lytic murein transglycosylase, giving the protein MKRSFLMAVLGTLVMTGADAAQSASMMQDGDASSLAAPDPQDAAFQAYLQTVAAKARAQGIREAAIRSVLTGLTYNPRVVALDRAQPGGSPTSNATPPDFTPYRLSHINAALIAKGRAIYGSVASDASRIEARYGVPAPILLAIWGNETNFGSYMGNFDLPRSLATLAYDGRRRALFEGELIALIKMVDQGVPRSRLTGSWAGAFGNPQFLPSVYLRVAQDGDGDGSRDIWSSKADTLASIASYFRDAGWRPGQPWGVRATVPADFNRAANQSLLTAPSCSRVHARQARWRTVGEWRQMGVIAQGRIGDNVMASLIEPDGPGKTAFLLTGNYRVILDYNCSNYYALSVGWLADEIAGNP; this is encoded by the coding sequence ATGAAACGATCCTTCTTGATGGCCGTCCTCGGCACGCTGGTGATGACAGGCGCTGATGCCGCGCAATCTGCTTCGATGATGCAGGATGGCGACGCGTCCTCCCTGGCTGCGCCCGATCCTCAGGACGCCGCCTTTCAGGCCTATCTCCAGACCGTGGCCGCTAAAGCGCGCGCGCAGGGCATTCGCGAAGCCGCCATCCGCTCCGTGCTGACCGGGCTCACCTACAATCCGCGCGTGGTGGCGCTGGACCGCGCACAGCCCGGCGGCTCGCCGACCAGCAATGCCACGCCGCCTGATTTCACGCCCTATCGCCTCTCGCATATCAATGCCGCGCTGATCGCGAAGGGCAGGGCCATATACGGTTCCGTCGCCAGCGATGCTTCGCGGATCGAGGCGCGTTACGGCGTGCCCGCGCCCATTCTGCTGGCGATCTGGGGCAATGAGACCAATTTCGGCAGCTATATGGGCAATTTCGATCTGCCCCGCTCGCTGGCGACGTTGGCCTATGATGGCCGCCGCCGCGCGCTCTTCGAGGGCGAGTTGATCGCGCTGATCAAAATGGTCGATCAGGGCGTGCCGCGCTCACGCCTGACGGGCAGTTGGGCCGGGGCCTTCGGCAATCCACAATTCCTGCCCAGCGTCTATCTGCGTGTGGCTCAGGATGGCGACGGCGATGGCTCCCGCGATATCTGGAGCAGCAAGGCGGACACGCTCGCCTCCATCGCCAGCTACTTCCGCGATGCCGGATGGCGGCCCGGCCAGCCCTGGGGCGTGCGCGCCACCGTGCCGGCCGACTTCAACCGCGCAGCCAATCAGAGCCTGCTGACCGCTCCCAGTTGCTCGCGCGTCCATGCCCGGCAGGCGCGTTGGCGCACGGTGGGCGAATGGCGCCAGATGGGGGTGATCGCTCAGGGCCGCATCGGCGACAATGTGATGGCCAGCCTGATCGAACCGGACGGGCCGGGAAAAACCGCTTTCCTTTTAACCGGTAATTATCGGGTTATCCTCGATTACAATTGCTCGAACTATTATGCCCTGAGCGTAGGATGGCTTGCCGATGAAATTGCCGGGAACCCGTAA